The genome window ATAATAACACCTAAGTTACTCCTACTGCGAGCGTATGCTCCTGTTCAATACATCCGTCTACAATTCCGCAGATGCCTGCTTTAACAAACCAGACAACCACTCATAATCCGGCGTATCTTTTTCCTTGAGCTTGATCGTTTTGCGTTCTTCCGGGCCTTCAAATATGCCATCGGGTAGATCAAGTCCGGTTGCATGAAAGATCGTGAAGGATACGGCTTGTTTGGATGGAGAGATGACCGCAGCGTAACTTCCGTTTTTCAAAAAATGAGGTTTCTTGTATTGCACGCGTTCCTGCACGTCTGGGATGGTATCATGCACCATTTGTCGCAATTGTTCAGCGACCTGTACTTGCCAGGGGATCTGAATCTGTTCAATAAACGTAGTAACTTCTACATTCTTGGTCATGCATGTTCACCCTCCGTATGGATCTGATTGTGTGTTTCCCATTCTGATCTCAGGATTCCCATCATTAAGCGGTCGTAACGTTTGCCATCACGATATACTGCTGAACGAGCCCGACCTTCCAATTGAAAACCAACCTTTTCATAGGAGCGAATCGCTTTGGCATTGTAGGCGATGACATCGAGACCAACCCGGTCCAGATTCATCTCGTGGAACGCATATCGTAAAATAAGATTCAACGCTTCCGTGCCATATCCCTTGTTGCGATGTTCCGCAAGTCCGATGCCAATGGCAAGCTGTCCGCAGCGGTTGTTCCATTCAATGCTATGAATGACGACAAAACCAATCAGCGTATCCTCTTCATGCGTGCGAAGTCTGAAGTACACTTCCTTGTTTTTAGTCTCTCCCTCATCTTCCAACTGTTTCTCTGAGTAGGGAATGGCAAGATCAGTATCCACATTCCGTAGATATTCCGGGTCTTCGTTCCATTGCAGCATGGTCTGCACATCTTCAGCACGTGGGGGTGTCATTTTCAATCGTGTGCTATAAAACAGGTTATCCGTTGTTAGTGTCATAGGGTTCTCCTTTTGCATCTGATAGCCTCATCATAATGGAAATAATAGGTGAATCACAATAGAACATTTTATTGCATATAAGTGGCCTCTTGTCATGAAACCTAACACGGTAGTAAGATGAATTAATCGAAATGCATTCAGTGATAGAACCAATAAAAATGTCAGCAGGAGTGATATGTTTTGGAGATCAAAGTGGATGATTTGAGTGGAGTACAAGTGAAGGCATTAATCGCGGAGCACTTGCAAGGGATGGCAGCGGATTCGCCTCCAGAGAGTATTCATGCGTTGAATCTGGATGGACTCAAGAAGCCTGAAATTACATTCTGGTGTGCATGGGAAGCGGATGAACTACTGGGCTGCGGAGCCATCAAAGAACTTGATCCAGAACATGCAGAATTGAAGTCGATGCGTACGGCTTCGGCCCACTTGAGAAAAGGCGTAGCGAGAAAAATTTTGGCTCACATTATGGAGGTTGCCACAGAACGTGGCTATAAACGAATTAGTCTGGAGACGGGTTCAATGGATTCATTTATCCCGGCAAGGAAGCTGTATGAAGATTTCGGATTCGAATATTGCGAACCATTCGCCGACTATATATTGGACCCGAACAGCGCATTTATGACGAAAACAATCTAAATGGATTCGCATGAGAAACCAGCATTCTGTTTGTACAGGATGCTGGTTTTTATTTATTTTGCAACATATCGTACATTTTTAAAGTTGGAAAAAGAGTAGAATACACGCAATGATGTAACATGGACCATGCTATGAAAAGGGTGGAGGGAGCTGTGGATGATATATTGGTGGCTAGATCAGATGAATCCGCTGTTTGCCGTCTTGGTGTTATGTTCCTATAATTGCTGTGGTGCTTACCTAGATTGTATACAGATTGCTTTGTGCCATTGTGGGGTATAAAACATAGGTTATGTCCAAATATGCTTGGGATGAATTGGCCATAAGGAACTTCTGGGCTGATTGCTGGACAATAGGGTATACTGGACATTATGTCTATGAAACAAGACAGTATTACAGACGTTTTTTACATCAGGAGGATTTGAATTGGCTCAGACAGAAGGAACACTACAGAAGAAGCTTAAACCAAGACACATCAGTTTTATGGCTATGGGCGGTGTGATTGGTACAGGGATTTTCAAAGGCAGCGCAGAGACGATCGGACTCGCAGGTCCGGGCGTTATTATCACGTACATTTTTGCCGGATTATTGTTGCTGGTGGTTATGGCCGCGATGGCGGAGATGGCTACGGTGTATAAAAACAAGAATATGAAAGACTTCGTGCAGGAAGCATTCGGTAGCCGAGTTTCCTTTGTTATGGGATGGATGTATTGCTTCCTATGGTTATCGGTATGTGTTATTGAGGTGATTGCCGCCGGGAGCTTTTTGCAGTATTGGTTTACAGAAGTACCGTTGTGGATGCTGAGTCTGGGGTGTGCGGCGTTCATTATACTTGTTAATCTGCTCAGTGTGGGTGTGTTCGGGGAATTTGAGTTCTGGCTGGCCGGGATCAAAATTGCCATGATCATCATTTTTATCTTCCTGGGTGCAGGGTTGATCTTTGGCATTATTCCAAGTGATAACACCCCTTATCTGCAAAATTATACACAAGCAGGCGGGTTCTTCCCCAACGGTTGGTCATCGATCTTCTCGGCATTGCTTGTGGTCATGTTCTCTTATGGGGGATCGGAGCTGATTGGTCTGACTCTGACGGAGACGAAAAATGCAGAAAAAGTGATGCCCAAAATCGTGGGCAATTTCATGCTTCGAATTATTCTGTTCTTCACCTTGCCGATTCTCATCATCTGTGGTCTCATCCCATGGAATGAGATTGGGCCGGAAAGCAGTCCGTTTGTACAGGTACTCGCCTCAACGGGACTACCAGGAGCAGCACACATTATGAACTTTATTTTGGTGACGGCAGTTCTGTCCGCTGCAAATTCAGGGATCTACGGTGCATCCCGGATGATGCATTCCATGGCAGTGGGTGGTGAAGCTCCGAAGGCATTATCACAGACAAATCGTAACGGTAGCCCGGTTAATATCTTGCTGGTGTGCGCGGTTGTATTGCTTGGAGGTTCCATGCTTGGCCTGTTCGCGCAGGATCAACTGTTCCGTGTATTGCTCGCAGTTCCGGGCTTTGTGGTCATCCTTGTGTGGATCTGTATTGCCTCATCACAGTTAAAACTGCGGAAGAGATATCCGGTTCAACCGACCTTCAAAGTTTGGGGTTTCCCTTACGTCACCGGAGTGGTGGTACTATGTCTCAGTGTGATTGCGGTGATGTTTGTGTTCGATGAAGGTAATCGGTTCAGCATTAGCATCTGTCTTGCCGTGCTTGCGTTGCTGATCATCTGGTCCCTGATTAGATTCAGGAGGACGAATGGACGAACAGTTTAGTATGAATGGGTAGTCATCATTAATGAGAAAACTTTATAAGTAAAATAGGGGCTGCTTTTAGCAGTCCCTATTTTATACACTTTGAGCGAATATATTTTGTTCTATAACCAGAACCGATTGCTAGAATGGACATTAACACTTTCCTATTAATTATTTAGACATATATCTAATCTTTGGGTAGCTTTTCCCAAGGGGTGGAGTACTTTGCGGCGATTTCACCAAAGCGTACTAGATTATGCTTCGCCCTTTTTGTTTAAGTGCATGTCAGCTTTCAATCTTCAACTTTAGAAAACGGAGATTTGATTTTAAAGAATTCCTTATATGACATTGGTTTTCGGCCAATCAGACGTTCAAGATCTCCAGATGTTTCCGAGAATTCTCCAGTGTTGATTGCCCGCATCCAACCTAATAAGAAGTCAGTCATATGAACAGGTAAGCCATTCGCTACCATAGTGTCTATATATTCGGTTTCGCTAATTGCAACATAAGGGATATTGATCTCACTAATCTCCGAGAGGGCTGCAGCGATATCTTCGAAAGAGCTTCCCTCACTGCCACTTAGAGTATATGACTTATTTTCGTGTCCGTTTTCGGTGAGAACGGCTACGTTGGCTGCCGCCAAATCATCCAGAGATGCAGCGGATACTTTACCGGAACCCTTTGGTACTCGCACACTTCCAAATTTAAGTGCATCTCCAGAGAACGAATTTATGACTTCAAGATACGGTGGATTCCGCAGGATTGTATAGTCTAATCCGGATGCTTTAAGCGTTTGTTCAGCGAATAAGTCTGACATCGTTACTTCGGGCAAAATTAGATTTGAATTTTCTTTTCGTATGATCGACGTGAAGATGACTTGCTTAACCCCAGCCTGCTTTGCAGCAGCGATGACGTTGAAATGTTGTGTATTGCGATCGGTAAATGCTACCGCGGAAATGAGCATCACTTTTTCAACACCATCAAAAGCTTGTAGAAGAGAGTTATAATCAAAATAGTCGCCTTGATGGGCTTCCACACCTTCTTTAATAAATCTTGCCACTTTATCAGATTCCGGATTACGGACTAATATAGCCACCTGATTTGACGGAACTTTTTTGAGAAGAAGTTCTAGCGTTCTGCTTCCGAGATTACCTGTTGCTCCAGTAATAAGTATTTTCCCCATATTTACAACTCCTTTGAACGTCTATAAATACATGAAAATATTTTGTTTCACATGCTCATCTTGAAAACTTACCGTCTTACATTCGTCAGTGTACTACCCCATTCACCGACTGGTTCAAGCCAGCTTACGATTCTATCATCAATGAGGTTGGTAAGCGCACCTTCATACTCAGCACGATAAGGTTTAGTAAGTTCATCTTGAATCCAACTTTCTCTTGTTCCTTGCCAGATTTCATAGATCACCAGATCATCAGAATGATCAAGATCATCGGAGACGATCGCATTAACAAAAGTGGGTTCACTTTTGAAATGGCTAATCATCGCGAATAGATTGTCGCGGAAAGTTTCTTTCTTACCGGGCTTAATTTTGAAACGGATATTGAGAATGACTTGTTTGTTGGTTGTTGACATCGTTACACACTCCTCAATTCTTTTATTTTCTTTATATTACAAGGCTCATTATGTACCATGTAGCACTTTTAAAATAGTACGTACTTTTTGGTTATATAGTAACCAAAAAGTGATAATTGTGATGAATCAGATCATAAATTGATTTTGAAATTACTCTATTCTACATTTATTCTCTGATATTCATCCTTGCTCAATGTCTTCTCTGCATAATTCTGACCCCATTCACAAAGAGCTCGCAGAGTGGGTTCAAGTGACATACCCATTTCTGATATTGAATATTCCACTTTTGGTGGTACCTGATTGTACATTGTTCTTATAACTAGATTATCACCCTCCAACTCCCGTAATGACTGGACTAACATTTTCTGAGAAATGGTTGGCATGAGTCTTTTCAATTCACCGGTCCGTTTAGGACCTTTTAATAAATAATACAGAATAAGAGGTCTCCACTTTCCGCCAATGACATCCAAGGTAATTTCCAGATCACAATAAAAAGTTTTCAATTGAGAAACACCATCCCTCTTTTAGTTTCGATTATTATAGTACATGTGTTGATTCAATCAACCTTCCTACACAACACTCCTAATACTGAATAAACATAACTCATTTAAGCCTAAATGCAGTTCCATCGACCAAAGCTACCACAACCATGATAGCGTTTTTATTTCAACCCAATATTTTCTTGCCTAATTCGACATATTCGTTTACTATTTTCCCATACTTAGTGCTTCAAGCATGCGTTTTTTGGGTAGCGTGTAGTCAAAAAGGCTTGGGTTCACGGGAGAGGAAGAGGAGCGGATGATCGGTTTTTTTAGAAAACGTTTGGTTGTACGCATTGTTGCAGTCGTTACACTGGCCATGACGATTATAGCTGTTGGCAGCATGCTGTTACAGGTGGCCAATATGAAACTGGCTGCACAGGAGGCCATTTCGAGTTACAATATCCAAATTGCTCAGAGTTATGTGAATCAGCTGGATACAGCATCTTATGCCGAGTTTGCCAAGGATCCCAAAGAGAATGACGCATTCTTGAAGATTCGTGATGAACTGGATGATTTTCGTGTAAGGATTGGTGCAATGTATGTCTATTTCGTCAAAATAGATGACAAAGGTACCCCACTTATTATGGTGGACGGTATGAAGGATGCGGATAAAGCTTCACCGATTAATGAAGTCACGGATGTCCCTCAGGAGGCTGTCCAGAAGCTGTTGCAGGGGCAACCAGCCAGTTCTTCAATTATTAATAATGAGGATTATGGCAACTATATTTCCTCTTACGCTCCTATGCTCGATAGTAATGGCACTGTAACAGGTGTAATTGGTATCGATACGGCGGTATCGGTGATCGGAAACATTGAATCGGATATCATGAAATCCAGTATTCCCTTCTATGCCTTATTGCTACTAATTACCCTTATAGGTATTGCCGTTGTCATGACGTTTATCGTAAGGGGGCTGCGACCACTTCAACCGCTGAAGGCGAGTGTGGAAAAAATGGCGCAGGGTGAGCTTGCAGAAGCCAACCAAATTTTGACGTCTTACCGTCTGAAAAGCAAAGATGAGATTGGAACCACATATCAAGCAATGATACATATGTCCGGCAACTTGAACAAGATCGTGAGTAACATGGTTGAAGGCGTGGCAGTAACCACCAATATTTTATCGGAATCAACGAAGGAATTTAATCGCAGTACCGAAGAGATGATTGAGATGAGCAAGACGGTTGATCAGTCAGTCGAACAGATCAGGCAAGGGGCGCATACGCAGAAGCAGGGCGCGAGCGATAGTGCGAATGCGATGGAGGAGATTGCCAAAGGCATAACGGACATTTCCGAATCCTCCATGATCGTATCGGATGCAGCAACAAGTGCGCTTGCTACAGCAGAGTCCGGTAAACAGAGCATGACATTGATGAAAACACAGATGGAGAGCATCTCACATGTCTCAGGTGAAGTTGTAACGATGGTTCAGGTGCTGAACAACTATTCCCAGGAGATTGGTGGTGCCTTGCACACGGTTCGTGATTTTGCGAGTCAGACGAAGCTGCTTGCACTTAATGCATCCATTGAGGCAGCTCATGCAGGAGAACATGGCAAAGGTTTTGCGGTTGTGGCGGATGAAGTTCGCAAGCTGGCTGAAGCCTCAAGCACATCTATGGAACGGATCTCCGACTTGCTGCTTCGCATTCAACAAGAATCACAGCAGATTGGCTCACAGATGGGGGTTACCGCGCAGGAGATTGGACAAGGTGTTACGATTACCGCAGAAGCGGAGCAAGCCTTCGCCCATGTGGTTGATGCGTTCCAACTGGTGACTCATCGCATTCAAGAAGTCTCCGCTGCGGCAGAGGAAATCTCGGCAGGATCGGAAGAGGCCGCAGCCTCCGTCAATACGATCTCGCAGATCTCAGCCGGGGTCTCGGATCATTCGGATGAAATCTATCGCTTGATGCGTGAACAGTCGGCCATGTTCAACAGGGTGGCGCAGACTTCCACCATGCTGGAGCAGCAGACCAACGAGATGAGCGAAGCCGTGCGTAAAGTAAAAGTATAGTTTTTGTAGTTGGAGTATGCTGTAGCCATAGTTTACGTAAGAGGCAGCAGAAAAAAACTGGTCTGTTGTATAGTCAGTGTAACGATGTAAGGTATAAAAAAGTGCTCCGTTCCTGGAGAAGTTGGTGTGTATCCCAAACTTCCTTCAGAGGCGTGGAGCACTTTTTGTTTTTCATATCACTTTGATAGATGATCCAGCTCTATCGCCTGTCTGAAGCGTCGGGCGAATCGTTCTGCGGCTACGGCGGCCTCTTTGGATTCCGTCTGCACGAAGCCGATTTGCATTTTGGGTTGATCGATTCCAGCGATCTCTACCATCTTTACCAGACCTTCCTTCCATAATGGATTTTGGTAAAAGGAAAAGTCGTGACCAATCGTGGCGGCAATATCGTTTCGTAACACCATGTTGATGGCTTCTGAATTATTTGTTTTGAACAAAATGGACAGAGATCCATGATCATAGGTGAATTCCCTGAGAAAGTCTTCGATGAAACCATCTCGATAGAGTGCCAGCTTGTGTTCTTTTAATTGATCTGGTGAAACACGGCTGTGCTTGGCAAGTTCAGACAGGTGATGAGTACCAATTACCAGCTTGCCCGAGTACATGGGACTGAACTGAAGTCCATCGAATTCCCGCAATTGCTTGGCATAGATCGCGATAAAGCCCAGATGGGTTTTGTTATTCCGAATATCCTCGATAATTTCCATGGACCCTTTCTCTTCAATGGAGATGTTAAGTTGCGGGTGCTCACGCTTCATATCTGCAGCAGACTGAACAAGATAGGGCATGACACTTGGAAAAGTAGCCACATGAAGCTCACCGCTAAGAGAGGAGGCTTCTGCGTTCAGGGATTTCAATTCATCAATCCGCTGTAAAATGTCCAGTGCCTTGGCTATGAATTGTTTGCCTTCGGGCGTGGGATGAGTTCCCTGCCGCGAGCGTTCGAACAGGATGATCCCCATTTCTTTCTCCAGACGATGAACCGATTGGCTGATCGCCGATTGTGTGACATGCAGATGCTCCGAGGCAGCGGAGAAGGATTGGGTTTTCGCAATTTCAACGACATATTCGAGCTGTTCCAGATTCATGAGTTCATCTCCGTTTAGCATTAATACAACTAATGTTAACATTAGTATCTATAAATATGAATAATACATGAACAGCGATATAATATATAGACAATCATATAAAGGGGATGAACTTCATGAAAGCAGCAGTATGGTATGCCCATAAAGATGTGCGTGTTGAAGATCGCGAGGTTCCGGTTGCTCAAGCAGGACAAGTCAAAATCAAAGTGGAATATGCGGGGATCTGCGGCAGTGACTTGCATGCTTATCATCATGGTGTGGGCATTCAAGAAGGCGAGAATCATCCGCTCTCAGGACAGAAAGCACCGCTGACATTGGGGCATGAATTTGCAGGAACCGTGAGTGAATTGGGAAGTAATGTAAGCGGTATCAGTGTGGGGCAGCGAGTTGTGGTAGAGCCATTGTACCACTGTGGAAAATGCGAATACTGTATCCAGGGGCGTTATAACCAGTGTACTCAATTTGGATTCGTTGGACTGAATGGTGATGGTGGTTTTGCGGAGTATGTTGTTGTTGAATCCTATATGGTACATCCCATCCCGGATAACGTAACATTCGAAGAAGGTGCGCTCGTTGAGCCTACAGCAGTAGCGTTTCATGCGGTTCGACACAGCAAACTGAAAGTGGGGAATAAGGTAGCCGTGTACGGAGCCGGTCCAATTGGATTATTGACCATTCTGTCTGCCAAAGCAGCAGGCGCTTCTGAAATCTATGCAGTCGATGTATTTGAGGAACGTTTGGACTTGGCAGCCAAGCTGGGAGCTGTTCCGGTGAATAGTGCCAAAGTTAATGCAACCGAAGTGATTTTGCAACAATCGGGTGCAATCGATGTGGCTTATGAAGCAGCGGGAGTGCAACCAACCATGGACAGTGCCGTTGCGGTTGTCAAAAAAGGTGGAGAAGTTGTTGTCATCGCGGCAATTCCGAACCCGCTTCAAGTGAACTTCTTCGATCTTCTGGTGAAGGAAGCGAACCTGACAGCAACGCTGGCCTATCGCCACATTTTCCC of Paenibacillus sp. FSL R5-0517 contains these proteins:
- a CDS encoding GNAT family N-acetyltransferase; the protein is MEIKVDDLSGVQVKALIAEHLQGMAADSPPESIHALNLDGLKKPEITFWCAWEADELLGCGAIKELDPEHAELKSMRTASAHLRKGVARKILAHIMEVATERGYKRISLETGSMDSFIPARKLYEDFGFEYCEPFADYILDPNSAFMTKTI
- a CDS encoding amino acid permease; this translates as MAQTEGTLQKKLKPRHISFMAMGGVIGTGIFKGSAETIGLAGPGVIITYIFAGLLLLVVMAAMAEMATVYKNKNMKDFVQEAFGSRVSFVMGWMYCFLWLSVCVIEVIAAGSFLQYWFTEVPLWMLSLGCAAFIILVNLLSVGVFGEFEFWLAGIKIAMIIIFIFLGAGLIFGIIPSDNTPYLQNYTQAGGFFPNGWSSIFSALLVVMFSYGGSELIGLTLTETKNAEKVMPKIVGNFMLRIILFFTLPILIICGLIPWNEIGPESSPFVQVLASTGLPGAAHIMNFILVTAVLSAANSGIYGASRMMHSMAVGGEAPKALSQTNRNGSPVNILLVCAVVLLGGSMLGLFAQDQLFRVLLAVPGFVVILVWICIASSQLKLRKRYPVQPTFKVWGFPYVTGVVVLCLSVIAVMFVFDEGNRFSISICLAVLALLIIWSLIRFRRTNGRTV
- a CDS encoding LysR family transcriptional regulator, with the protein product MNLEQLEYVVEIAKTQSFSAASEHLHVTQSAISQSVHRLEKEMGIILFERSRQGTHPTPEGKQFIAKALDILQRIDELKSLNAEASSLSGELHVATFPSVMPYLVQSAADMKREHPQLNISIEEKGSMEIIEDIRNNKTHLGFIAIYAKQLREFDGLQFSPMYSGKLVIGTHHLSELAKHSRVSPDQLKEHKLALYRDGFIEDFLREFTYDHGSLSILFKTNNSEAINMVLRNDIAATIGHDFSFYQNPLWKEGLVKMVEIAGIDQPKMQIGFVQTESKEAAVAAERFARRFRQAIELDHLSK
- a CDS encoding DUF1801 domain-containing protein, whose product is MTKNVEVTTFIEQIQIPWQVQVAEQLRQMVHDTIPDVQERVQYKKPHFLKNGSYAAVISPSKQAVSFTIFHATGLDLPDGIFEGPEERKTIKLKEKDTPDYEWLSGLLKQASAEL
- a CDS encoding antibiotic biosynthesis monooxygenase, with translation MSTTNKQVILNIRFKIKPGKKETFRDNLFAMISHFKSEPTFVNAIVSDDLDHSDDLVIYEIWQGTRESWIQDELTKPYRAEYEGALTNLIDDRIVSWLEPVGEWGSTLTNVRR
- a CDS encoding GNAT family protein, whose protein sequence is MTLTTDNLFYSTRLKMTPPRAEDVQTMLQWNEDPEYLRNVDTDLAIPYSEKQLEDEGETKNKEVYFRLRTHEEDTLIGFVVIHSIEWNNRCGQLAIGIGLAEHRNKGYGTEALNLILRYAFHEMNLDRVGLDVIAYNAKAIRSYEKVGFQLEGRARSAVYRDGKRYDRLMMGILRSEWETHNQIHTEGEHA
- a CDS encoding 2,3-butanediol dehydrogenase, whose product is MKAAVWYAHKDVRVEDREVPVAQAGQVKIKVEYAGICGSDLHAYHHGVGIQEGENHPLSGQKAPLTLGHEFAGTVSELGSNVSGISVGQRVVVEPLYHCGKCEYCIQGRYNQCTQFGFVGLNGDGGFAEYVVVESYMVHPIPDNVTFEEGALVEPTAVAFHAVRHSKLKVGNKVAVYGAGPIGLLTILSAKAAGASEIYAVDVFEERLDLAAKLGAVPVNSAKVNATEVILQQSGAIDVAYEAAGVQPTMDSAVAVVKKGGEVVVIAAIPNPLQVNFFDLLVKEANLTATLAYRHIFPEVISLIAEGSLDVKQVITKKIKLDDIVQEGLELLMSDKSHAKILVEIGG
- a CDS encoding SDR family oxidoreductase, whose amino-acid sequence is MGKILITGATGNLGSRTLELLLKKVPSNQVAILVRNPESDKVARFIKEGVEAHQGDYFDYNSLLQAFDGVEKVMLISAVAFTDRNTQHFNVIAAAKQAGVKQVIFTSIIRKENSNLILPEVTMSDLFAEQTLKASGLDYTILRNPPYLEVINSFSGDALKFGSVRVPKGSGKVSAASLDDLAAANVAVLTENGHENKSYTLSGSEGSSFEDIAAALSEISEINIPYVAISETEYIDTMVANGLPVHMTDFLLGWMRAINTGEFSETSGDLERLIGRKPMSYKEFFKIKSPFSKVED
- a CDS encoding helix-turn-helix domain-containing protein, producing MKTFYCDLEITLDVIGGKWRPLILYYLLKGPKRTGELKRLMPTISQKMLVQSLRELEGDNLVIRTMYNQVPPKVEYSISEMGMSLEPTLRALCEWGQNYAEKTLSKDEYQRINVE
- a CDS encoding HAMP domain-containing methyl-accepting chemotaxis protein, whose amino-acid sequence is MIGFFRKRLVVRIVAVVTLAMTIIAVGSMLLQVANMKLAAQEAISSYNIQIAQSYVNQLDTASYAEFAKDPKENDAFLKIRDELDDFRVRIGAMYVYFVKIDDKGTPLIMVDGMKDADKASPINEVTDVPQEAVQKLLQGQPASSSIINNEDYGNYISSYAPMLDSNGTVTGVIGIDTAVSVIGNIESDIMKSSIPFYALLLLITLIGIAVVMTFIVRGLRPLQPLKASVEKMAQGELAEANQILTSYRLKSKDEIGTTYQAMIHMSGNLNKIVSNMVEGVAVTTNILSESTKEFNRSTEEMIEMSKTVDQSVEQIRQGAHTQKQGASDSANAMEEIAKGITDISESSMIVSDAATSALATAESGKQSMTLMKTQMESISHVSGEVVTMVQVLNNYSQEIGGALHTVRDFASQTKLLALNASIEAAHAGEHGKGFAVVADEVRKLAEASSTSMERISDLLLRIQQESQQIGSQMGVTAQEIGQGVTITAEAEQAFAHVVDAFQLVTHRIQEVSAAAEEISAGSEEAAASVNTISQISAGVSDHSDEIYRLMREQSAMFNRVAQTSTMLEQQTNEMSEAVRKVKV